A section of the Hevea brasiliensis isolate MT/VB/25A 57/8 chromosome 17, ASM3005281v1, whole genome shotgun sequence genome encodes:
- the LOC110638496 gene encoding putative pumilio homolog 8, chloroplastic, translating to MEKEKEKSVAKPNNSETPKSPNSVFSMDSSIESLTFSVGNLSLKNGKIHSICKGTSSMDNGSSLAFSGGNTSKKTQEVGADIQETGWLENSKPVPTPLYPQRIWGVENARRPLFSDLQLSVPAFYQSNNWGGARNSTPQESRENFGTVCQDSTTGRQNQESVNGAVPSGGKIERNDFISLAVNENGSKILQNILKSRDPELTSQILERFLASLHGVPIICVLMTNEWGWHVCSKLIDSCNDQQLAIIVETITMCQDLFINLSNNIYGSKLIKKMIKLLKRSPLIHWLTLSLYACFYPLMMDRIGSYVLSYCLDYLDVRQNALLYESAISLCLHLATHENGCISLNNFIDKIQGSHRQRLLELISKNAVFLSQDPSGNHVVQKVLALENPIFTERICSSLRGHYKRLSLQKWGSHVVEKCLRSTAMECAVEDLLSSSSNQLLQVARDQFGNYVIQSALKVTKKTNNPLHLELLRSLQPHLETLRKGFGRNVFNLIANGVPTDEA from the coding sequence AtggagaaggagaaggagaaatCAGTTGCTAAGCCTAACAATTCAGAAACGCCCAAGTCTCCCAACTCAGTATTTTCTATGGATTCTTCTATCGAGAGCCTCACCTTCTCGGTAGGGAATCTTTCCCTGAAGAATGGCAAAATTCACAGCATCTGCAAGGGTACTTCTTCTATGGACAATGGCAGTTCTTTGGCTTTTTCCGGTGGTAACACTTCAAAGAAAACCCAAGAAGTTGGAGCTGATATTCAAGAAACTGGGTGGTTAGAGAATTCAAAGCCAGTTCCAACGCCATTGTATCCACAAAGAATCTGGGGAGTCGAGAATGCAAGAAGGCCTCTGTTTTCGGACCTGCAACTTTCTGTGCCTGCTTTCTATCAATCAAATAACTGGGGTGGTGCTCGCAACTCCACGCCTCAAGAAAGCAGGGAGAACTTCGGCACTGTCTGTCAAGATTCTACAACGGGTAGGCAGAATCAAGAAAGCGTTAATGGAGCTGTGCCTTCTGGGGGTAAGATAGAAAGGAATGATTTTATTTCACTTGCTGTGAATGAAAATGGGTCAAAGATACTTCAGAATATATTAAAGTCGAGGGATCCAGAGCTTACAAGTCAAATACTCGAAAGGTTTTTAGCCTCATTGCATGGAGTCCCCATAATCTGCGTTCTTATGACTAATGAATGGGGATGGCATGTTTGTTCCAAGCTGATTGATTCTTGCAATGATCAACAGTTGGCAATTATTGTAGAGACGATCACCATGTGCCAGGATCTGTTTATTAATTTATCAAACAACATATACGGTTCCAAGTTGATCAAGAAGATGATCAAATTGCTCAAACGATCGCCCTTAATCCATTGGCTGACACTCAGTCTCTACGCTTGTTTCTACCCTCTGATGATGGATCGAATCGGATCATATGTTTTGAGTTACTGCTTGGATTATCTTGATGTTAGGCAGAACGCTCTACTGTATGAATCAGCCATTTCGCTTTGTCTTCACTTAGCAACGCATGAGAATGGATGCATATCTTTGAACAACTTCATAGACAAAATCCAAGGTTCGCACCGGCAACGCCTCCTGGAGTTAATCTCTAAAAATGCAGTTTTCCTCTCGCAGGATCCTTCAGGGAACCATGTTGTGCAGAAGGTCCTGGCGCTTGAAAATCCAATCTTTACTGAAAGAATATGCTCTTCGCTCAGAGGTCACTATAAAAGGCTTTCACTGCAGAAATGGGGCAGTCATGTAGTTGAAAAATGTTTGAGGTCTACAGCAATGGAATGTGCAGTTGAGGATCTTCTAAGTAGCAGCAGCAACCAATTATTGCAAGTGGCCAGAGATCAATTTGGTAATTATGTGATCCAGAGTGCATTGAAAGTCACTAAGAAGACGAATAATCCACTCCATCTAGAGCTTCTGAGGAGCCTACAACCACATCTCGAAACTCTCCGGAAAGGATTTGGAAGGAATGTCTTCAATTTGATTGCTAATGGGGTTCCAACTGATGAGGCTTGA
- the LOC131168712 gene encoding LOW QUALITY PROTEIN: BTB/POZ domain-containing protein At1g04390-like (The sequence of the model RefSeq protein was modified relative to this genomic sequence to represent the inferred CDS: inserted 1 base in 1 codon; substituted 1 base at 1 genomic stop codon), with translation MKSSKRAATENNRGISGHMYTLHQRLFHALSLGTRVYDGKESKWQCTDIEIQRHVIRSIASFLDCISGETLQHPLVKDSLADIVGAIVWILQNKSKAILSMATNVVVNLINVIPNSLLQSYLSDMVHPLSSLLLSHQVDVSISCATALNMIFSNLSMRGEKKVWDILIETETVSRIVSGIWEFSDGVMPIEYFQEMTSLLSAILHRWPASRYNVWNDAKLLEVLEAMCVKPDFSVKVAVLKLYCTIALCGNGAKKLLGKGESLLQIMVLCMGRSHPLSVRTEGFRLAQCLAKNEEGCLKMMSLCCEPIVKAIIDGMTGWTSHSGKIANDQMSLLVEACHLALISRWAGEHHDFLWQQGIDRVLLNLLLNDFQDEPPQKLLSPEEQLSIAQEGLKVNFLLGLRPYVWDILGWLAIHCREDFNPSMHGRERRIDILITCACISFMDSIRKGHQICQNDIADTFRSEAASRAVMMMIYSPCKYIASKARFILYEILRPASKKYLKRLLHMLNNTPSEDNFGMPNMLQTSINLVALVCYSGIPYYQSDIVKNGGIQALMDLIWWCLRNDIHIGRWSLAPHLHNILSERTCCWVCKEDWEGNNILLFYGLWGLAELMHSGSXRNNVXIFGGQLDYTEAEFVSTLQEICSDSTSPGIKWDIVLEAKATESICWRCNVCSKSVPHMHCHKVVLWSSCDYLRALFQSGMLESNSQTIKVPVSWEAMVRLVNWCYTDELPIPPSGCLWDNMDSEERLSVLQPYLELCWLAEFWFLEEVQDISYKVIVSCLDSARHLSIKIIKIAADLSLWKLVEVTANFLAPLYRQLCQSGDLEALDEEVIDMIRTTSVRLSQEG, from the exons ATGAAGTCTTCGAAGCGAGCGGCAACAGAGAACAACAGAGGCATAAGTGGGCACATGTATACCCTTCACCAGCGCCTCTTTCACGCTCTCAGCCTCGGCACAAG AGTTTATGATGGTAAGGAATCAAAATGGCAGTGTACGGATATTGAGATACAGAGACACGTAATTCGGTCAATTGCTTCCTTTCTTGATTGTATTTCAGGAGAAACTTTGCAACATCCTCTAGTAAAG GATTCACTTGCTGATATAGTTGGGGCAATAGTATGGATTCTTCAAAATAAAAGCAAGGCCATATTAAGCATGGCAACTAATGTGGTAGTAAATTTGATCAACGTTATACCCAATTCGTTATTGCAGTCTTACTTGTCAGATATGGTCCATCCTTTGTCATCCTTGTTATTGTCTCATCAAGTAGATGTATCTATTTCATGTGCCACTGCATTGAATATGATCTTTTCAAATCTGAGCATGAGAGGAGAGAAAAAGGTTTGGGATATTCTGATTGAAACAGAAACTGTTTCTCGCATTGTTAGTGGCATATGGGAATTTTCTGATGGTGTTATGCCAATTGAATATTTCCAAGAGATGACTTCGCTCTTGAGTGCAATACTGCATCGGTGGCCTGCATCACGGTATAATGTCTGGAATGATGCTAAATTGTTGGAAGTCTTGGAAGCTATGTGTGTAAAACCTGATTTCTCTGTTAAGGTTGCAGTTTTGAAGCTATATTGTACAATAG CACTGTGTGGCAATGGGGCCAAGAAACTTCTAGGAAAAGGAGAATCCCTTCTACAAATTATGGTTCTCTGCATGGGAAGATCTCACCCTCTTTCTGTTCGGACTGAGGGATTTAGACTTGCCCAATGTTTAGCG AAAAATGAAGAGGGGTGTTTAAAAATGATGAGCTTATGCTGTGAGCCTATTGTTAAAGCTATAATTGATGGAATGACTGGATGGACCTCTCATTCAGGGAAGATTGCCAATGACCAAATGTCTTTGCTAGTGGAAGCTTGTCATTTGGCTTTGATAAGTCGCTGGGCAGGGGAGCATCATGATTTCTTGTGGCAGCAAGGGATTGACAGGGTCCTCCTTAATCTTCTTCTAAATGACTTTCAAGATGAACCACCACAAAAATTGTTGTCACCAGAAGAACAGTTATCTATAGCACAAGAGGGTCTCAAGGTCAATTTTCTTCTTGGTTTGAGGCCATATGTTTGGGACATTCTTGGTTGGCTTGCTATACATTGTAGGGAGGATTTCAATCCTAGCATGCATGGCCGTGAACGTAGAATTGACATTCTTATTACATGTGCATG CATATCTTTCATGGATTCAATTCGTAAAGGGCACCAAATATGTCAAAATGACATAGCTGATACCTTCAGAAGTGAAGCAGCATCAAGGGCAGTGATGATGATGATTTATTCGCCTTGCAAATATATTGCATCAAAAGCAAGATTCATACTGTATGAAATTCTAAGGCCAGCTAGCAAGAAGTATCTAAAACGCTTACTGCATATGCTAAATAATACACCATCCGAGGATAATTTTGGAATGCCGAACATGCTTCAAACTAGCATTAACTTAGTGGCTTTGGTATGTTATTCTGGTATACCATATTATCAAAGTGATATTGTTAAAAATGGAGGAATCCAGGCACTTATGGATTTGATATGGTGGTGCTTAAGAAATGATATCCATATAGGAAGGTGGAGTCTTGCTCCTCATTTGCATAATATATTAAGTGAGAGGACTTGTTGCTGGGTATGCAAAGAAGACTGGGAAGGCAATAACATTCTTTTATTTTATGGTCTGTGGGGATTAGCTGAATTGATGCACTCTGGAT TGAGAAATAATGTATAAATTTTTGGTGGACAACTGGATTATACTGAAGCTGAATTTGTTAGCACACTCCAGGAGATATGCAGTGACAGTACCTCTCCTGGAATAAAATG GGACATTGTCTTGGAGGCTAAAGCAACCGAATCAATATGTTGGAGATGTAATGTATGCTCTAAATCAGTGCCACATATGCATTGTCATAAAGTTGTGCTGTGGTCAAGTTGTGATTATCTGCGGGCCTTATTTCAGTCAGGCATGCTGGAGAG CAACTCCCAAACCATAAAGGTGCCTGTGAGCTGGGAGGCCATGGTTAGGCTAGTGAACTGGTGCTACACTGATGAGCTGCCTATTCCTCCCTCTGGATGTTTATGGGATAATATGGACAGCGAGGAAAGGCTATCTGTGCTGCAACCATACCTAGAGCTTTGTTGGCTTGCTGAATTCTGGTTTTTGGAAGAGGTTCAGGATATCAGCTATAAAGTGATAGTATCCTGTTTGGATTCTGCAAGACATTTGTctattaagataattaaaatcgCTGCCGATTTATCTCTGTGGAAATTAGTTGAAGTTACTGCAAATTTCTTGGCCCCTTTATATCGTCAACTTTGCCAATCTGGTGATCTTGAAGCACTGGATGAAGAAGTAATTGATATGATTCGTACAACTTCAGTTCGGCTCTCTCAAGAAGGATAA